AAGCAAAAAGGAGCAGGTAACCGCAGAGGAGCAGCTCGTCCCTTCCGGAAACAGCGCCGAAGGCGCCGGCAGCGCACAGCGCGCCGCGTGGGCGACACGAGCGGGatcccgccggccgcggcagtGATGGACCGCGTGTGCAGAGCCCCTGCCGGGCAGGGCGGCTGCGTGGACGGGACCTTTCACGCCTGTGTCGCCCTCCCGGAGGGGACGGTGACACGTCAGAGGTACAGGCAGCAACGCAAATCCAGCTCAGAAGAGTAGGTCGATAGTTTATGAACATTTACGGATCAAACTCCTTTTTGGAAAACGGCAGAATTAGTGGCTGACCAAAAAGCTGTGCAACAGCCGTGCTGCACCAGGGCAAGCAGCAAGGCAAGTGATTAAAATGCGATAGTGAGCACAGACCTGCGCCACGCCAGCGGCCCGGATGGTGGCTGCAGCCCAGATGTGCAGCTCCCCGTGAACCGCACATCTGCCCGTGAACCGCACATCTGCCCGTGAACCGCACGTCTCCCGTGAACCGCACATCTGCCTATGAACTGCACATCTGTCCATGAACCACACATCTCCCGTGAAGTGCACGTCTCCCGTGAACCGCACGTCTCCCTGTGAGCAGCTCCCCGCTGCACAGACACAGCCGGAGCAGCAGCGGCCTCGCCAGGCTCTCGTGCTCCATCCACGGACGCACCGAGTGCACCGGCCCCTTTGGGGATGGTGCTGCGAGAAGCACTCACGTTTGAGCCAGCGCTACGCTACGTGTCTCGTTAGCCGTCTGGCAGCGTCGGCCCTTCCATGGAAGCAGAGCAGCTTGCAGCCCCGCGGCCTCCCTGCCGGCCGGTGCCTCCCCGCACAGGCGCGGTGGCGCAGGAACCCGGCCCTGAaccgccagctccagccccgcGGCCATGGCCGGGCTGCAGAGCTGCAAAGGGCTGGAGACGCGGCCCTGAGAGCCGCATCCAGGCACCCAGCGGTTAACACAGCGGCTGAAACCTTCCTATGAAAGATAAATCTTGGCGCTACCGTGCCGCCAAAGTGATGGGGACAAGCGTTAGCCCGATGGAGCCGTAGGAACTCGCTGTCGCGGAGACGGTCTGTTCTGGTGCAGGGAGGACACGGACACCAGCAAGCAGAGGACTCCTGGTGGGACCTTGGGAAACGTCTGGCAACGAGCTGAGCGTCCTGGCTAAGGACGCTCTGGGAAGATGCTCTGCTGCCCCTGCTCCCTGGCTCCCGTGGCGTCCCGCAGCAGGCGCCTTTGGGAcgagccccgctcccggcgctcAGGCCTCGCCGCCTTGGGCCATCGCCTCCCACCCCACCGGCTCGGCGGAGCGGGGCTCTGCCGGCGCTTGGCCTGGACACCCCGAAATGAGGGCAAAGTGCCGCCGAAGGCCGTGTTAGCGGCCGAAGAGCCTGCAGCTTTCCTCCTGCGCCAGCAGCTCCAGAGACCTTCGGCCACGTGCAGGTGCCGCCTGCCGAGGTGCAACCCCAGACCCGCAGCTCCCCCGGTCGCAGCCCAGCGCCCCGAGCCAGGGCTCTGCCTGCAGCCCGGAcgcccggcccgcgccggctCCTTCCAACCGGCGAGCAGGGCCGGGACCGGGTTCAGGGCCAAGGTTGGGTTCGGCTGCCCCCAGCGCGGCTCCCGCACCGCCACCGCTGCCGTCACCGCACCCCCCTGCACCCGCAGCCCCAGACCTAGGGGTTTGCCCACAAAATAAGCACATAAACAAATGTTAACGAACAGCTGGTCTCCATAAAGaagataaattaaaattaataacaaTCTTACTCACTTAATGAGCAAGTTAACCGTATTTTAAAGACAGAGCCATAAAACACGCACGGCCTCCCGCAGTGATGTGCCAGGCTGAGCGGAAAGAAATCCATTTGCTGGCGGAGCGGGGCCCCCTCACGGTTCCACGGCGAGCGGCCGCAGCCAGCACCGGTCGCGGCCAGCGGGCTGCCTCGGCTCGTTTTCCCCATCCCAGGTGAGACGCTGCGGCCGTCGTTTTCCCGAGGGCACTTCTGTGTTTCccgcgggcggctgcggcgctCCGCAGCTCCGCGCTGGATGCAGACACAAACCCAGGCGGTCGAGCAGCACTGCGGTCCCGGGGCCGCTCGCGGGCGCCGCTGGGCCAGGCCGGTCCCGTCCCGTCTGGTCCCACTGCGCCACAGCCGGGCTGGAAGGTTTCAGACGCTTCCGGTAGCTCTCCATGGACATCGACTGACCTGCTCGTCAGCGCTTTCTCTGGTCACCCTTCATCGCTGCCAAAACTTCTCTGTGCTCCATTTTTAACAGACTCTTCATTTGTtcgtaaaaaagaaaaatttaaagaaacttaaaattaaaacaaaaatacagctgtATCATCTGGCTAGATCGCAATTGTCAGAAAAGCACAGCaaccaagggaaaaaaatgcttttaaaataagcaaagCCAGACTATTATGAATCCAAAATTAgggaaaggcagcaaaagcagctaGGAAATAAAAAAGTCATGACAGTGATGATGATAAACTAACACAGGCATTGAAAATACAGACAGCAGGTAAATCAGCTGGATGATGACTGGTAGGCTGAAGATAAAAGGtttcctgcaggcaccaggatcaCGACGGCACTCAGGGATCGGCCGCGGCACCCCGCTCCGTACGTGCATGAAAGCAACGCCGGCTCGAAGGGACGACGAGGTTCCTCCAGGGGACGatgggcaggagagcagcagcacgCGGCCGGTGGCAAAGGGTCCTGGGAGACTCCGTCGGGTCCGAGCGGAAATGAGTTAATGAGCCAACGTCCGAGCTAAGGCCGCATCCCCATGGCCACCCCTTGCTGCCGTGGGCCGTGGGCCGAGGCCCTCAGTCGGCgtccgcccgcggccccgcatcCACCCAACGGCAGCGACCCCCCGAGACCCCAGAAACCGCCTGGCTCCCAGGGCCGGCAGCAGCACGGCGCCTGGCTCGTGTGGACCTGCTGGCTGCTCCGCAGGGGAACCcgtgtcccgccgcgccccgccgcgcggccGGGCGCTGTGGGGCCGGTGCCGCTGCGGTGCCCATGCTGCTGTCTGACAAGCGGGGACTGCGCCACGCCTTAACGGTGCGCAGCTATTCTGCCCCCGTCTTGCAATCACGCAGAGCCGCGCGCTACTGGCGCCTGTGCAGCCGTTATTACCGTGGCCGGAACCACCGTCGGGGCCCGGGCACCGTGCGAGGCAGGAGAGGCGCCGCCGAGAGCTGCCCGGGGTGCAGGGACGAGCcctggcccccgccgcccccgccgcccccggccgggcACGGAGCGGCCCCGAGGGCTCCGCGGCTCCGGCGCCGAGACGGGAGGGGAGGAGCCGCCCCGTCCGGCCCcgtccggccccgctgccgctccGGGGCTCCGCCgggggctccccgcggcgggggcggccccgggcccgcgCTGGCCAATGCGGCCGTCGGGGCcgagccggcggcggccccgcgcccatATAggtgctgcgcggcggcggcggcggcgggcgcggggcggcggcggggccatgAACGCGTCGCTGGTGCGGCCcgacggcgcggccgggccggggccggggccgtggcGGGCGCTGCCCGCGCTGGCGCTGTCGGGGCTGGCGGCGCAGgcgtgcgcggccgcggcgctgcgcggtgCCCGGCGGCCTCCGCTGCCGCCCgcgctgctgctggcggcggcgctggccgacgcgctgctgctgctgctggcggccccgctgcgcgccgccgccgggcgcctgggccccgccgcgggccgcgccgccgaggGGCTGCGCCTCGCCTGCCTGGCCGCGCGCGCGCtggcgctcgccgccgccgccgcccgccccggccgcgccgtcggggccgcggccgcgctgggcgcctgggcggccgccgcgctgctggcgctgccgcgctggctgccgcggcgccgcgggccgctggcggcgctgggcgcGCTCGGCCCCgtcgtggcggcggcggcgccgctgctggcggccgcgggctGCGCCGGGCGCGGCcggacggggcgggcggcggcgccgctgctggggctggcggcggcctcggcggtgGCGGGGCtgcccgaggcggcggcggcgctctgGGGCtgggcgcggcggccgggggggcccgcgccgccccgcgccctccTGGCGCTCTCGCCGCTGCTCGGCTTCGCCCTGGCCGCCGCcgacccgctgctgctgctggcgctggcgccgggcgcccgcgcggggctgcgcgggctcTGCGCGCGGCTGCGCTCCGCcaagccgggcgccgccgccgcgcccggaaccgcgacggggacggggacgggaacggggacggggccgcgccgcgccgagccccgcggcgccctggagccgggcccggggccgcccgacGGGACGGGCCGCGAGGAGGCCCCCgacgggccggggccggggccggagcaaCCCCCCGACGGGCCGGAGCGCCGCTCAGCAccccccgaggcggcggcggcggccgcgggctcggcgctgcccgaCGTGGAGCAGTTCTGGCACGAGCGAGCGGCGGAGCCGGACGCGGCGGACAGCGACCCCGTCCCCTGGGAGCGCGGCGAGGAGCCCCGGCGCCCCtgagccgccgggccgggctgcgtcgggccgggccgccccctccGACGTGCGGATCCCCCCGACGTGCAGCTCCTCCGGACATGCAGATCTCCCCCGAGGTGCAGCTCCTCCGAACGTGTGGATCCCTCCCCAAGGTGCAGGTGCTCCAGACATGTGGATCCCCCCTGAGGTGCAGCTCCTCCGGAGATGCGGATCTCCCCCAAGGTGCAGCTCCTCCAGAAGTGCGCATCCCCCCCCGAGGTGCAGCTCCTCCGGATGCGCGGATCCCCCCCGAGGTGCAGCTCCTCCAGATGTGTGGATCTCCCCTGAGGTGCAGCTCCTCTGGATGTGCAGATCCCCCCCGAGGTGCAGCTCCTCTGGACACGCAGATCCCCCCCGAGGTGCAGCTTCTCCAGACATGTGGATCCGCCGAGGTGCAACTCCTCCGAACGTGTGGATCCTCCCCAAGGTGTAGGTGCTCCAGACATGTGGATCCCCCCTGAGGTGCAGCTCCTCCGGAGATGCGGATCTACCCTGAGGTGCAGCTCCTCCGGACGCGTGGATCCCCCCCGAGGTGCAGGCCCTCCAGACATGCGTATCTCCCCTGAGGTGCAGCTCCTCCGGATGCGTGGATCCCCCCCGAGGTGCAGCTCCTCCGGATGTGTGGATCCCCCCCGAGGTGCAGCTCCTCCAGACATGCGGATCCCCCGAGGAGCAGATGCGCCCCTCGGCCTGGCCCCACTGTAGTGCCCTGCCGATCCCGATCCCGGAGGTCCGAGGCCCACGCACACACTGCCCCGGTGGATTGCCTGCTCCTGAGCTTCGAGGGCGAGTGTTTTTTTAAGCCACGCTGACTTCAGAGCCGCTGCACAGGGTTGGATGGACTGCTGTAATTGTAAATCGGGACTTTGTGTAAGGTTTAAGTCACCCTCTTAAGTGGGCACAGAGTTTAAAGGATTTTGCTAACTCAAATGCGCTTACTGTgggacaatttttcttttttgaatggaCACTATCATTGCATGTACCTTTAGACACCTTTTCCTTGGAACAGTTCTGCTCACCTTGTACTGTGCTTCTGCATAAGTTACTTGTGTCAAagtctgttttcaaatgtgagcaaATAAAAAGTGAAATGTTTGCCTTAATTAGGCAATCCAAAGCTCATTATCTTAAGACTATCTGACATTCAAAAATAACATGAAGAATTTGTTAAATATTAGGGAAACGGTGCTAATTGAGGGTCTGATTTCCTAACACAAGCTGAACTGTCGCAGCCTCAGGGTTTCTCCAGGTCCAGTACTAAAACCGGGAACTTGTGTAGCTCTGCAACCCCCAACATATCAGCGCAGCATTGGTGTCAGCAAAATCAAGGAAAGTCTGAGCCTAAAAAATTCCTAATCGCTCTTGTAGCCTCCCTTGCCAACAGGCCTTGCTGCAGTAATTCCTCTGTGACAGTCATGCATCCAGAGTTGAGCTGATTTTTGTACTTCCCAAGTGGGACTACAATTCACCGACAAGCCTAACGTGGATGGCCTTAAGCAAGCCACCATCCTACTTTCTGGCCTTCCACTCGCAGCGAAGGCCTTGCCCTCGACCGGTTTCCAGACGATTTGGGTACAGCCAGACCGATGACCTTACAGGGCACCACAAGCTGGCAGTCTGGCACAGAGTCCTCTGTGTTGGGGTGGCTGAGGTCTGGCACTGAAGACCACTAACTTATCTGCACAGAAACAGGTCACTTTTTAGGTCTTTGCGAACAGGGAAATTTAAGGTGTGTTTACACAGACCTATATGGAGCTACTGGGAGCAAAGCTTTCTTAaatctgcagcaggcagagctcagtgAGAATGCTTTGCCTAAATTCAGCAGGGTACATGATCTTACTAGAACCATCATGGTTTAGATATCAGTGGTACAAAGCCCTCCCAAGTCTGTCCTGGTTCTCAGGACTACTTGGCAACTCCCCATGGCTGGCccccccaaaatatttttctcGTGGAGGAATCAATCCTTCCCCACCCCTCAACCCTTGCCAGCAAAGGGACAAAAGGAAGAGAGCTATGTCAAATACTGAAGAAACAAATAGAAGGAAATATACTGATGCCACCTTTCCTAAAATCTCATTTAACAAAAAGACTGAATAATTAAACTAGAAAAATTGTGAAATGCGATTTGCAAATAATTGTTTGGCACCCAGCTGCACATACATTGATCTGAATGTTGTTGATGAAATTTAATTTGATGTTACACAGTATCACGAGCACTGTTTTGCCAGACACAGCCAAAAATTTAGGCAATATGGCTtaggttttgtttgctttactCTTAAATTCACAGCTAACAAAAACTAGCATTAGGCCTGTACAATCCATATATAAAAAGGGTTGGTTTATTGTAGTTCAAATACATAAACTGAACAATCCcaacatttcaaaattaaacttTAGAAACACAAGTTTAACATTCAAAACAGGAGTATAGTTTACAAGAATTGCCCAGAAGGGAAATCCACAGTCTAATCCAGAAGTATGTAAAGATCACTTTCTcgtaaataaaaatgtgtttatacaACCGTCCTGTTCTGTTCTGGTAACCACTGATATTTACCAAGTGTTTCCAACTTCGAGTAAAAATTATTAGACAAATCTTCACTTGGGCAGAGCAACCTGATTTCATTTCTAATTCATGGAATAGGGTAGGGAACAAAGCAGATCTGTGAACAAATTTAATTTGGTCTCTGTAGTCCTAATTCTCCTCTCACATAGCTGTAACTCTGACTTTAATGGATTTAGTTCCATTTACAAAGCTGAAAGCAAGCAGAGAATCAGGACTTGTGTTTCCAGAACATGGTCTTCAGTCATCAATAATTTAAGCTATGAGACAGCATTTCATCTCCTCAGACAGGTGACCCTGGCTAACCATTAGGAAGTTTGTGGTACATCTGTAGTCTAAGTTCAAACCACAAGCGCAATCATCCTTAAGACTTGCATATGTAACACTGGTGAGAATGCCTCCAAACATCAGACACCCACACCTCATATACAGATATTCCATTGCTCTGAGATCTGAAGTTACTAGACACAGCCCACGCATCGGGATTTTTTGTCAGTCATGCCCCACAAAGAAAATCATAAATATCTTTGATGTTCTCTTTTTACAGAGACCATTTTATGTTCACAAATGCtgtttcttcctctgctcctcagatggttttgcaatatattcaCGGTAATGTATATGTATAAACCTGACAGATGGCTCATGCAAGCTTTTTTGAATTAACAGATACCCTTGGCTTAAGAGTATTTCATAATTATTTTGTTGTTCGTCTTGTAGGCTCTGAAGCTGTGGGAGGTGGAGGCGGACCTCGACGGTCCAGGTCATCTACGTAGGACACAATCAGTTTGCGTCTCTCTTCTGGTACGCAGTCGAGTACCAGATACCGCTTGTCATTCTGTAAAATCTTCTCTACATCTTTCAGATGCTGATCTGACTCCTGGATCAACTTTTTGGATCTGAAAGCAAGTATAAAAATTACCATCTGACAGTCATCCAGGAAAATACACAGAACGCACTGGGAATCCATCCTCTTCCCAGTGGCGGCTGGTATGCACTTACAGAAGCTGCCCTTGCCATAAGAAACTGCAGGTAGGATCaatgggaaaacaaagcaaaggaagggTGCAGTGCCTTGCGTACCTCCTTAGCTAGAAAGATGCCACTTTAGGTCAGAACTAGTCGCATCAAAAACACTGTCTAGGCACAGGAAATAATGTTTGTGGCCACTAGTAGTGCTATATTAATTAATCATCATGGAAGACTCACATCTCTGGGTGAAATGGCCTTGTACAGCACTATATGAACTATACAAATGCTAAAATCTAAGGGTGGGGAAATAGAGTTATATCAAGCATCCAAATGTGGTAAACTATTAGCATTTGTATATTTAAGTCTCAGCTACCGTCCAGCTTGATTAATAAGCTGTGTCCATCACATCAACTCAGGGCATTTTAATTGAGCTTACTGACAGCAGTGGCACCTGAAACCAGATCTCCAATACAGTGCAGCACTGACTGCAAATGGAAGCATGTAGTTCATTAGGATGTGAACAGCTTAATTGTTTCCTTTATATGTGATCTCTGTTTCTAATAGGAAATTTGTTTTGATCCCCAAGATTCTGTAGCAGCCTTAACATCCCCCAAAACTGAGTGAGTTAACTGCTTTGTGAGTTAACTGCTTTTGTAAATCTGCCAGCATGTAAGACATTCTTTTAATGAAATTCTCCCACAGAAacctaagaaattatttttatttttattataaatttcAACATAGCCAATATTTCTTTGCTGTCTACTCCAGACTCCTGAAACAGAGGCCTCACCTCAGCATCAATCCCTCTTAAGTCTAAACCAAGGACCGACACAAACATGAAAGCTGGTCCAGGCTTGCTGCAAGATGAGTTTAATGCCTGACAGTTCAGAATATGCTGAATACTACTCTGAAACCAACCAGAATCTGACATTTGTGTTAGTTTGATCTTCAGTATTTGTTAATCATCAGCAGAAAtgtcaaaataaagcaaatagaGACGTCTACCTGCTGCAAATTTTTTTTGACATGTTACGAGAGGTTAATAAAAGTGTAATGCAGACACCAAATTATGTTAAGACAGGAAAAGTTTGTTGCCATTTATATGGAAAAACGCAATAAAAAAATTAGTCTTCATTAACATTATGCTACACACCTGTATGTTATAAATTTGGTCTCTTTCAATAGCGTCCGGAAGTCAGCTTTGGCAGTAATATATTTGTCTCTAATGTACTCCTCAAACTCcctttgttttttctgaaagaaaaagacaagctTAAAATCCTGAATACCTGAAAAGCCTACAGATTAAGTACGTCATGCAACTGAGCATACTGAACATAAGCAATAAATTACatgtaaattatatttttccttatttttgcatttttaattaaaaaagacttAATTAAACAATATTTCTGTTTGCCTAAAGCAGAGACCACTTCAGAAACCACTAACTTTCTTTCTCTGTATACTGCACAAGGCTAAAAGTTAGCAACAGTGATACAAAGCTCTTACCCTGTCACTGGAAGAAAATTTAATGCACCTTGGATcttctttaatgatttttttcacttctttccaTGTTGATGTTAAAGTTATCtttcaaaaagaagcaaaattgGTTATAATTACAAGAAAATCATTAGATTCTAAGAATAGGAATGTAAATGTCACTACATCTGAAATTCACACTGAAACAAGTTAAAAATACAGCAACAACTTTGAAGTGTTGGGTTTTAATCATTTCTACtactattttaataattttaattagaTGATTGTAAAATTTCCCTTTTTATATTGTGATTTTTATATTGGCTTTTTTATTTGAGATAgcatttttaaaccaaaatgcTCACAAATATCATTTACATTccaacatctttttttcctggtatgtatttatgtatacataAATTCAAAATTACCTATAAAAACTTGCTGCAAAGTTACATGCCTGTCATTTTATTCTGTTACACTAAAAACCTGCCTGACATTCTAGGCACTTGTAACTAATGCATTAAAAATTAGTTTAAAACTTCAGTGTTGAAGAAAGCTGAGAGAAGTTGgaacatgattaaaaaaagagcaagactCACTAAAACTCCACAATACAGAAGGGGTGATAGTTTTTGCATAGCATTTATACAGAATAGAAGTTCATATTCAGTAGCACAAGATGAAGTAGGAGAATATCAAGACAGAAAGACTTAGTAAGATTATTTACAGATATTCATTAAGACAAACATATGGGATATTTAAAAGAGCAAGATGTCATTAGTAAAAAATATCAAATAACTCAATGCTGAAGAAACATAACATCCtacaggagattaaaaaaaaatcactgattagAAGTTCAAATATGAATAAACTAAAtgccaaacaaataaaactcAAGATAAACAGGTAAGGAAACAAACTGCACAAATTCTGCTATGAAGAAAAGACGGTGTTGAAGCAAGTGAAGGGGCCCAGGGAAAAGATTATTCAGCTTAAGTGACAGAAATCCAGAAAAAGATAAATCACAATGGGCTGACAAAACAGGATTTGAAGTTCGAGTATATACAGCTCTTACCGCTGATGTTTCATCCAGAAGTTGCCTAAAGTGCTCCCTCTTCTTTTTGGTAAGTGCTTCAATGTGTTCATTAaaaagcttctctttttcttctctttctagcAGGGAGCCAGATTCCCATCGATGATCTTTGCGGAGAGTTCTTCTGGTATCAGACCATGACACATCTGAAGAACGCACCTGAGACAAAagataatgatttttaaaaataatttcttctgtgGTTCACCAATAATTCTTATGCACTTCTTAATTTTTTcgttaatttggaaaaaaaaaaaaaataaagctaagaGACTATGGCAGCTTTCCTACAAATACTAAACAAGCAATGGCACACAGAATTACTTTGCATCTGTTCAAATGCAGACAGAGATATCCCACTGACCTGACTCAGTATTCGCTCTCtcactctcaaaaaaaaaaaaaaaaaaaaaatccagcacccTCCTCCCCTATGCATAACATGCTATGTTAACCATAAGTGGCCTGGAAAGGCAGCCTCTGAGATAATTATTTACAAAGAGCCCCCGGGAGCTTCAAAATGCTTTGGTTTTAATCCAAAGAGCATCCTTCAAGGAGCTGTTGCATTCTGTTACTAGCTATACCGTCAGACCAGAGTGACAAGCCATTTATATCCTGTCCCCAGATAAAGAAAAGACTTCAATGCTGACACCTGGAACTGACCACTTGTAACATgcatggattttttattttacacCAGGAGGCAAGGGCCTAGTACACGTGCAAATGAAACCTTATTTTGCTAATCCAACCCTCTTAATAGGACATTCACCATACAGGAACTGCTGTCTCGCAGGTTAGCTCAACTAGTGCAACAGAGTAAACACAGAACAGCACAGAAATGATAAGATAAAGACACTACATTTGGAGcatgatgaagaagaaaaaagcttaaATTGGTGAAATATTCCTAATGTTCAACTTTACCTAATTTTCCACAGACATACAAAAATTTCCAGTAGCAtgtcaaaaaaaccaaaccaaaccaacaaaCCACTGCCATCACTAGTGATATTCTATAGTAGCATAGCAGAACACCGACCCtgtgaaagcaaagcattttcttcCAATCAAGGTGAAACTCCCAATGGTGAAAAAAGAGAAGGGGATATGATTTCTTCCATATAAACTTAACTACAAATGCTGAAGAGCTCCTATATagtcaacaattaaaaaaataac
This genomic interval from Apteryx mantelli isolate bAptMan1 chromosome 14, bAptMan1.hap1, whole genome shotgun sequence contains the following:
- the GPR151 gene encoding G-protein coupled receptor 151, coding for MNASLVRPDGAAGPGPGPWRALPALALSGLAAQACAAAALRGARRPPLPPALLLAAALADALLLLLAAPLRAAAGRLGPAAGRAAEGLRLACLAARALALAAAAARPGRAVGAAAALGAWAAAALLALPRWLPRRRGPLAALGALGPVVAAAAPLLAAAGCAGRGRTGRAAAPLLGLAAASAVAGLPEAAAALWGWARRPGGPAPPRALLALSPLLGFALAAADPLLLLALAPGARAGLRGLCARLRSAKPGAAAAPGTATGTGTGTGTGPRRAEPRGALEPGPGPPDGTGREEAPDGPGPGPEQPPDGPERRSAPPEAAAAAAGSALPDVEQFWHERAAEPDAADSDPVPWERGEEPRRP